In Bacillus cereus ATCC 14579, a single window of DNA contains:
- the hemL gene encoding glutamate-1-semialdehyde 2,1-aminomutase, whose protein sequence is MKKFDKSIAAFEEAQDLMPGGVNSPVRAFKSVGMNPLFMERGKGSKVYDIDGNEYIDYVLSWGPLIHGHANDRVVEALKSVAERGTSFGAPTEIENKLAKLVIERVPSIEIVRMVNSGTEATMSALRLARGYTGRNKILKFIGCYHGHGDSLLIKAGSGVATLGLPDSPGVPEGVAKNTITVAYNDLESVKYAFEQFGDDIACVIVEPVAGNMGVVPPQPGFLEGLREVTEQNGALLIFDEVMTGFRVAYNCGQGYYGVTPDLTCLGKVIGGGLPVGAYGGKAEIMRQVAPSGPIYQAGTLSGNPLAMAAGYETLVQLTPESYVEFERKAEMLEAGLRKAAEKHGIPHHINRAGSMIGIFFTDEPVINYDAAKSSNLEFFAAYYREMVEQGVFLPPSQFEGLFLSTAHSDADIEATIAAAEIAMSKLKA, encoded by the coding sequence ATGAAAAAGTTTGATAAGTCAATTGCAGCGTTTGAAGAGGCGCAAGACTTAATGCCTGGTGGCGTAAATAGCCCGGTTCGTGCCTTTAAGTCTGTTGGGATGAATCCGTTGTTTATGGAGCGTGGAAAAGGCTCTAAAGTATATGATATCGATGGGAATGAATACATCGACTACGTATTATCATGGGGTCCTTTAATTCATGGTCATGCAAATGATCGTGTTGTAGAAGCGTTAAAATCTGTTGCTGAAAGAGGTACAAGCTTCGGTGCACCAACAGAAATTGAAAATAAATTAGCAAAACTTGTTATTGAGCGCGTGCCATCAATTGAGATTGTGCGTATGGTTAACTCTGGAACGGAAGCAACAATGAGTGCACTACGTTTAGCTCGTGGTTATACAGGTCGTAATAAAATCTTGAAATTTATTGGTTGTTACCACGGTCATGGTGATTCGTTATTAATTAAAGCTGGTTCTGGTGTGGCGACTTTAGGTTTACCAGATAGTCCTGGTGTACCAGAAGGTGTAGCGAAAAATACGATTACAGTAGCGTATAACGATTTAGAAAGCGTAAAATACGCGTTTGAACAATTCGGTGATGATATTGCTTGTGTAATTGTAGAACCAGTAGCAGGAAATATGGGGGTTGTTCCTCCGCAGCCTGGATTTTTAGAAGGTCTTCGTGAAGTAACAGAACAAAACGGTGCATTGCTTATTTTTGATGAAGTAATGACAGGGTTCCGAGTAGCTTATAATTGTGGCCAAGGTTATTATGGCGTAACGCCTGATTTAACATGCCTAGGTAAAGTAATCGGTGGTGGTTTACCGGTAGGAGCATACGGTGGTAAAGCGGAAATTATGCGCCAAGTTGCGCCAAGCGGACCGATTTACCAAGCTGGTACTTTATCAGGTAATCCACTTGCAATGGCGGCAGGTTATGAAACGTTAGTACAGTTGACGCCAGAATCATATGTAGAATTTGAGCGTAAAGCTGAAATGTTAGAAGCTGGATTACGTAAAGCAGCTGAAAAACATGGCATTCCGCATCATATTAACCGTGCAGGCTCTATGATTGGTATTTTCTTTACAGATGAACCCGTTATTAATTACGATGCAGCAAAATCTTCAAACTTAGAATTCTTTGCGGCTTACTATCGTGAAATGGTAGAACAA